The following are encoded in a window of Heliangelus exortis chromosome 9, bHelExo1.hap1, whole genome shotgun sequence genomic DNA:
- the NGEF gene encoding ephexin-1 isoform X2, protein MELLAAALSAACALDQDGSAGQPGREPAATAEESPAAGTTPTAHPMTADSWRNLIEHIGLLYQEYRDKSTREEIETRRLQDSQTDPEESSPSEETSSEAEPSSATESKAPPQISLLRNSNSRFNLWQDLPEIQSSGVLSILQPDEIKLQEAMFELVTSEASYYKSLNLLVSHFMENERLKKILHQSEAHILFSNVLDVMAVSERFLMDLEQRVEENIVISDVCDIVYQHTVNHFSVYITYVSNQTYQERAYKQLLQDKPAFREVISQLELDPKCKGLSFSSFLILPFQRITRLKLLVQNILKKVEEKSDRESTALDAHKELETVVKACNEGVRKMSRTEQMISIQKKLEFKIKSVPIISHSRWLLKQGELQQMNGPKTSRTLRTKKLFREIYLFLFNDLLVLCRQIPGDKYQVFDSAPRGLLRVEELEDQGQSLANVFILRLLENADDREASYMLKASSQSEMKRWMISLAPNRRTKFVSFTSRLVDCPQMQCVHPYVAQQPDELSLELADVLNILDKTDDGWIFGERLHDQERGWFPSSIGEEILNPKIRAQNLKECFRVHKSDDSQRRKLGSRNRQ, encoded by the exons atggagctgctggccGCAGCCCTCAGCGCCGCCTGCGCCCTAGACCAGGACGGATCGGCGGGACAGCCCGGCAG GGAGCCTGCCGCGACCGCTGAGGAGAGCCCCGCAGCCGGGACAACGCCGACCGCCCACCCCATGACGGCCGACTCCTGGAGGAACCTCATCGAGCACATCG GGCTCTTGTACCAAGAATATCGAGACAAATCTACGCGTGAGGAGATTGAAACCAGAAGACTGCAGGATTCACAGACAGACCCCGAAGAGAGTTCACCCAGTGAGGAAACCTCATCCGAAGCAGAACCTTCAAGTGCCACCGAAAGCAAAGCTCCTCCACAAATCAGTCTGCTGAGGAACTCCAACTCCAGGTTCAACTTATGGCAGGATCTTCCCGAGATCCAGAGCAGCGGGgtcctcagcatcctccagccAGATGAGATCAAACTGCAGGAG GCCATGTTTGAGCTGGTTACTTCCGAAGCCTCGTATTACAAGAGTCTGAATCTGCTGGTGTCTCACTTCATGGAGAACGAACGTCTGAAGAAGATCTTACACCAGTCTGAGGCACACATCCTCTTCTCCAACGTCCTGGATGTCATGGCTGTCAGTGAGCG CTTCCTGATGGACCTGGAGCAGCGGGTGGAGGAGAATATTGTCATCTCGGATGTGTGTGATATTGTCTACCAGCATACAGTTAATCACTTCTCTGTCTACATCACCTATGTCTCCAACCAGACCTACCAGGAGAGAGCTTACAAGCAGCTTCT ccaggACAAGCCAGCTTTCCGGGAGGTGATCTCTCAGCTGGAGCTGGATCCCAAGTGCAAGGGCctgtccttttcttctttcctgattCTGCCCTTTCAAAGGATCACTCGGCTCAAGCTGTTGGTGCAg aatattttgaagaaaGTGGAAGAGAAGTCTGACAGGGAAAGCACTGCCCTGGATGCCCATAAAGAACTGGAAACA GTGGTGAAAGCATGTAATGAAGGGGTCAGGAAGATGAGCCGAACAGAGCAGATGATCAGCATCCAGAAGAAACTGGAATTCAAGATCAAG TCTGTGCCCATCATCTCTCACTCCCGCTGGCTGCTGAAGCAGGGGGAATTGCAGCAAATGAATGGTCCAAAGACATCACGAACACTTCGCACTAAGAAACTCTTCAGAGAAATCTACTTATTCCTTTTCAATGATCTGCTGGTACTTTGCCGGCAAATTCCTGG AGACAAGTACCAAGTGTTCGACTCGGCTCCCCGGGGACTTCTTCGGGTAGAGGAGCTGGAAGATCAGGGGCAGAGTTTGGCCAACGTCTTCAtcctgaggctgctggagaATGCTGATGACCGGGAGGCCAGTTACATGCTGAAGGCATCATCCCA GAGTGAAATGAAGCGCTGGATGATTTCACTGGCCCCAAACCGGAGAACCAAGTTTGTTTCATTTACATCCAGACTTGTTG ACTGCCCACAGATGCAGTGCGTCCACCCCTACGTGGCCCAGCAGCCGGATGAGCTGTCCTTAGAGCTGGCTGATGTCCTCAACATCCTGGACAAGACGGATGATG GCTGGATATTTGGGGAGCGTCTTCATGACCAGGAGAGGGGCTGGTTCCCCAGTTCTATTGGGGAGGAGATCCTGAACCCCAAAATTCGAGCCCAGAACTTGAAGGAGTGTTTTCGGGTGCACAAGTCAGATGACAGTCAGCGGAGGAAACTCGGCAGCAGAAACCGCCAGTga
- the SNORC gene encoding protein SNORC isoform X1, with protein sequence MCKCFNYIYSPNSVFPPDLSSGGPGFIEERSTGNGTTWKSCWMGSEYPQGTVPTLWNDPPELPSGAGPFDAAATTTRLSDATTFPSHTPELEPEDTTHQHRLDAGDGSLGPGAIGAIVIASLLGTSVLVALVVITLRKFSAS encoded by the exons ATGTGTAAATGTTTTAACTACATTTACTCTCCAAATTCTGTATTTCCTCCTGATCTCTCCTCTGGTGGTCCAGGATTTATAGAAGAGAGGTCCACTGGAAATGGCACTACTTGGAAGAGCTGCTGGATGGGAT CAGAGTACCCCCAGGGCACGGTCCCCACCCTCTGGAACGATCCTCCCGAGCTGCCCTCTGGCGCTGGCCCCTTCGATGCTGCTGCCACCACGACCCGACTGTCAGATGCCACCACCTTCCCCTCGCACACCCCCGAGCTGGAACCTGAGGACACGACCCACCAGCACCGGCTGGATGCTGGGGATG gctCGCTGGGGCCTGGAGCTATTGGTGCCATTGTTATCGCCTCCCTCCTGGGCACATCTGTGCTTGTGGCCTTGGTCGTCATCACGCTGAGGAAGTTCTCAGCCTCCTGA
- the SNORC gene encoding protein SNORC isoform X4: MPYHRILCLVLLALCGSLVPTVLAAEYPQGTVPTLWNDPPELPSGAGPFDAAATTTRLSDATTFPSHTPELEPEDTTHQHRLDAGDGSLGPGAIGAIVIASLLGTSVLVALVVITLRKFSAS; this comes from the exons ATGCCCTACCACAGAATCCTTTGCCTGGTCCTGCTCGCGCTGTGTGGCAGCCTGGTCCCTACTGTGCTGGCAG CAGAGTACCCCCAGGGCACGGTCCCCACCCTCTGGAACGATCCTCCCGAGCTGCCCTCTGGCGCTGGCCCCTTCGATGCTGCTGCCACCACGACCCGACTGTCAGATGCCACCACCTTCCCCTCGCACACCCCCGAGCTGGAACCTGAGGACACGACCCACCAGCACCGGCTGGATGCTGGGGATG gctCGCTGGGGCCTGGAGCTATTGGTGCCATTGTTATCGCCTCCCTCCTGGGCACATCTGTGCTTGTGGCCTTGGTCGTCATCACGCTGAGGAAGTTCTCAGCCTCCTGA
- the SNORC gene encoding protein SNORC isoform X3 — protein sequence MQNSTCISFHEETTSKMHRMWNNSCCFISSLVRNTEYPQGTVPTLWNDPPELPSGAGPFDAAATTTRLSDATTFPSHTPELEPEDTTHQHRLDAGDGSLGPGAIGAIVIASLLGTSVLVALVVITLRKFSAS from the exons ATGCAAAACTCAACTTGCATCAGTTTTCATGAAGAAACAACAAGCAAAATGCACAGGATGTGGAacaacagctgctgctttatttcttccctCGTGAGAAACACCG AGTACCCCCAGGGCACGGTCCCCACCCTCTGGAACGATCCTCCCGAGCTGCCCTCTGGCGCTGGCCCCTTCGATGCTGCTGCCACCACGACCCGACTGTCAGATGCCACCACCTTCCCCTCGCACACCCCCGAGCTGGAACCTGAGGACACGACCCACCAGCACCGGCTGGATGCTGGGGATG gctCGCTGGGGCCTGGAGCTATTGGTGCCATTGTTATCGCCTCCCTCCTGGGCACATCTGTGCTTGTGGCCTTGGTCGTCATCACGCTGAGGAAGTTCTCAGCCTCCTGA
- the SNORC gene encoding protein SNORC isoform X2 — MQNSTCISFHEETTSKMHRMWNNSCCFISSLVRNTAEYPQGTVPTLWNDPPELPSGAGPFDAAATTTRLSDATTFPSHTPELEPEDTTHQHRLDAGDGSLGPGAIGAIVIASLLGTSVLVALVVITLRKFSAS, encoded by the exons ATGCAAAACTCAACTTGCATCAGTTTTCATGAAGAAACAACAAGCAAAATGCACAGGATGTGGAacaacagctgctgctttatttcttccctCGTGAGAAACACCG CAGAGTACCCCCAGGGCACGGTCCCCACCCTCTGGAACGATCCTCCCGAGCTGCCCTCTGGCGCTGGCCCCTTCGATGCTGCTGCCACCACGACCCGACTGTCAGATGCCACCACCTTCCCCTCGCACACCCCCGAGCTGGAACCTGAGGACACGACCCACCAGCACCGGCTGGATGCTGGGGATG gctCGCTGGGGCCTGGAGCTATTGGTGCCATTGTTATCGCCTCCCTCCTGGGCACATCTGTGCTTGTGGCCTTGGTCGTCATCACGCTGAGGAAGTTCTCAGCCTCCTGA